CGTACCTGCCCCCCGAGGTGAGCCCCGTGAGAAGTGGCGGGTGAGAGGAAATCACTCGTtccggtcccgggactccagggagGCGGGACGGAGGGAATTGATACCCCCTTCCGGTGTCAGAACCCTGGGGGGAGAGGAGAACCCTTCCTtccggtcccaggaccccaaggaggACCTGCCCTCCGGTGTCAGGACCCCAGGGAggaagagtggggagggaggagccccCCATTCTGATCCAGTGACTCGAGGaggagaaatggggaaaaggcaTCCCACTTTCATCGCCTTAGGAAGAGCAAAGTAGAATGCCCTGGCTTCATCCTTCTGCTGCAACAGAAGGGAGACTACATCCTGGGATGAAGAGGCAGAGTTTTCTAAACTTGTtcggcaggggaggaggggagtaCTAGGGAAAGGAGCAATATGTTCCGTCTCTATCCCTgagtacacatatacacacacatataaaaacagACAACAGTCCTCCTGCCCTTTGTCCTATGAGGAAGTGGAGATGGCTTCTGCACACCTGCTCCATCTCTAAGGCAGAGAATAACTGCTATTTTGTCCCTCTTAGGAAAGGCGGACAGAGGGGAAAAGCCTAAGCTAGTAGTTTTCAAACTTTAGCATGTATCAAGATCACCTGGATTGCTGCCTGACCCCTGGAGTTGCTGATTCAGTAGGTCAGAAGTGGCCCTGATACTTTGCATTTCTTACAAGTTCCCAGGCGGTGTTAATGCTGttggtcctgggatcacactttgagaaccattggccTAGACTATCATCCTTATACCACTTTTCTGAAGCCACCCATCCAAATTCGTcatatttagaaaacaataaaaaaggaaggtCTCTGCTAATGGGAAAAGATCTACCTTATACCTGTTAGAGGCTGGGAGTTAGAGGGCCTTGAAGAGATGGAATGATGacaggaagaacaaaagaaaaagaaactgtcaaGGAGAAGTGCCAAAATGCAGGCAGGCAGGACAAGCAAATCTCTTACCCTGTTGCACCCTAGAGGGGAAGGCTCATGCAACAGGTTGTTTCTCTGGTGGGTCAGCTGATAGAGGGAAGATGTAAAGGTGGTTGTGTGGATAGATTCAGGATTTTACCTCGTCTGAGGCATGTGAATCTGGTTTGTGGAGTCTGCCCCCTTTAATGCATTTTCTGAGTTTCTTCATCTCAGCCCCAACTTTAGAACCCTGCCCCTCATTTTACCTGGGCTCATCTCTCAGCATGCTTATAATGACCAGTGCTGAGCTCACCCTTTGGCCTTGGTCCAGAACCTCTCGCAGCTTCTTGCTCTTGGTGACATCAGCTGAGAGGGTGGGCAGGAAGGAAATGGTGTCTCCCACACCAGTGGCAAAGAATGACCTCAGCAGCCTGAACACAGAGCAGATCTAGACTTCTAGGGACAACAGTTTGAGGccccagggagaaggaaggggtgaTCTTGCATCTAGGAAGAGGATACCACCAGTGATCAAAGAAAGGATGGACTAGGGTTCCATTTTTGGCTTACACAAGTGACTCACTGTATTCTTAGAGGCCTTTCCTTCAGAGAGGTCCACTGGGACTGAGTAGAGGGGTTTTTCTGTCAATAACCTTTGGCAGGCATCTGTCTCAGGTGCCACTGAAGTTCCTGCTCTCTCGAGTTAGCTGCCTGGGCCCCAGCAGGAATCAGAAGGAAATAGAAGTTGGTCAGGACAGTGTGTCATAACTGCTCTCTGTCTTTTTTCAGGCTGAAGATGGAAACATCGAATATAAAGTGAGTCTTAGGCTGGGGAAGGGCCAGTTATCCTTATGGGTGTGGGGGGGGTGATTTTTCTGAGATCCTTCCAACGTCATGATCTATAGGAGTTTAGGGATATGATTCAGGGTAAAGGctctgtaccaaaaaaaaaaaaaaaaaaagaaaagaaaaggctctGTACCTCATTCTGTCAGAGAGAGGGGGACTCAGTGTTAGAGGAGGCCAGGGATGAGGGGGTTTGAGTGGGAAGGGAGAAGGTCCTAGTCCCTGTAGCAGGACAGGTGGGGGGCATGAGGGTTTAGAAGGAGCAGCTCTGACTTCATTTTCTTATGACACCTCACCTGTCTTAAGCTGAAGCTGGTGAATCCATCCCAGTACCGCTTTGAGCACCTGGTGACACAGATGAAGTGGCGGCTCCAGGAGGGCCGCGGTGAGGCCGTCTACCAGATTGGGGTAGAGGACAATGGGCTGCTGGTGGGGCTGGCTGAGGAGGAGATGCGGGCGTCCCTCAAGACTCTGCACCGGATGGCAGAGAAGTACGCTTCCCATTCCCCCTAGGTTCTCTTCATCTGTCTCTGGAGAAGACCTGTGAATACCCAGTCACCTCGGGCCTGAGGGGCCTAGGAGAGACTTTCCTGCTGCCTCCTCTTGACAAAGGGCTGAAGGGGGGAGGGTTAGTGTTCTGGGCTCCTCCATGTTGGACTGAGGCTTTTTCGCTCCTTGATTTAAGATTCGTTTAAAAGGATGTGAGATAGATTGGAGGGTGTAGGAAGTGAAGTACAATGCTGAGAGGTGTGGTCCAGAGCCAGGTTGGAAGGTAGAGGGCAGAAGAGTACAGGTGAGATGTGGCAGCTGTGGCCTTGCTGTGACAGGGTTGGGGCAGATATCACTGTTCTCCGAGAGCGAGAAGTGGATTATGATAGCGACATGCCCCGGAAGATTACCGAAGTGCTGGTACGAAAGGTCCCTGACAACCAACAGGTAAGCACACGCCCTTCCCTACCTCTCACACCCTTGCTCCCGAGGAGGGCCCCGTGGTGGCACGTTGTTCACTGGCTGGCCCGGGAACATGGGGGCGTCCAAGTCCTTTGGTCCCCAGGGAGTGTCACTGCCCTTAACCCAACCTTTGGTGGAGAAACAAGGGATTGGAGCCCTTACCTCTGGCAATTCATCCACAGTTCCTAGACCTCCGTGTGGCCGTCCTGGGCAATGTGGACTCAGGGAAGTCAACTCTGCTTGGAGTCCTGACCCAGGGAGAGCTGGACAATGGGCGGGGCCGGGCTCGGCTCAACCTTTTCCGCCACCTGCATGAGATTCAGTCTGGCCGAACTTCCAGCATCAGCTTCGAGATCCTGGGCTTTAACAGCAAGGGAGAGGTGCATGCAATCAGCGGGACCCAGTGGGGCCAGACTCTGAGGACGGGATGGTAGTGGTAAAGAACAGAGCCCAAGGGCAGAGTGTGGAGACTTTTTGGAGTAGTGTAGAAGAAGACCCTGAGGGCAGTGAACAAGCTCTGTCTCCTTAGCAAACAAATGGGAAACAGCTGAATTAAAGCAGATATGGGGCTCAGGGTTAAGAGGCAGGGTCTCCCAGTGACTGGTTTAGGTCCTGGCGACTCTTAAAAGGGTTGGGGAGGCTGGCAGGGGGCACTGagagccctgggctctgggccagGTGGTGAATTACAGTGACTCACGGACGGCAGAAGAGATCTGTGAAAGCAGCTCCAAGATGATCACCTTCATCGACCTGGCAGGCCACCACAAGTACCTACACACCACCATCTTTGGCCTCACATCATACTGCCCCGACTGTGCCCTGCTCCTCGTCAGTGCTAACACTGGGATTGGTACGAGGCATTGGGGCAGGGACGGGGCTGGAGGGGGGTGCTGACTCTCCTACCCTGGGCCTCCTCAAAACTGGGAGTCAGATGTGAACTCTCCtgttccccctgccccctcccacatTCTCACCCTTCTCTCCTGCTGCCTGCCTGTCTTCTCTGAGGCAGCTGGCACCACCAGGGAACACCTAGGGCTGGCCCTGGCTCTGAAAGTGCCATTCTTCATCGTGGTCAGCAAGGTGGACCTCTGTGCCAAGACTACTGTGGAGAGGACGGTGCGCCAGTTAGAGCGGGTCCTCAAGCAGCCTGGCTGCCACAAGGTCCCCATGCTGGTCACCTCCGAGGATGATGCTGTCACTGCGGCACAGCAGTTTGCCCAGTCACCCAAGTAAGCCTTTCTCACTCCAGAGCCCCAATCCACAGGGAAGGCTGCCATGTGGCgtcccagcccagggccagacCAGTTGTGGTGCAGTTCTGTGGTTTTTCAGGTTGGGATTGTGGGAGGGAGTCTGTGCTAGCCAGCCTGGGGTCTTGCCGGTGCCTGGGACCCAGGAGACCAAGGGCTATGCCAGGCATTCGCTGTTTCCCttggctctgggctgggccttGTGAGCCACATTCCTTGGCtgtctcacagagagagaactCAGAGCTCCTGAGGTTAGCAGATAGGAGAGAAGTGCCCCAGAAGCCCACCGTTACTTGCAGGGAGCTCTAGCCTCTGCTTCCTGTCCGAAGCTTCCTCATCTGTCCATTCCATGTCTCCCTGTCCAGCGTCACTCCTATCTTCACACTGTCCAGCGTGTCCGGAGAGAGTCTGGACCTGCTTAAAGTGTTTCTGAACATCTTGCCACCACTCACCAACAGCAAAGAGCAGGAGGAGCTCATGCAGCAGCTGACAGAGTTCCAGGTAATTGGGCCACATGTCCTTGCAGTGAGCGGGAGAACTGGGAGGGACTAATTCTGACCTAGTCCTGATGCTGTTTagagattttggacttgccaggtCTACTTAGCTGGCCGTTGATAGCATGTTTTTCGGCTTCAGGTGGATGAAATCTACACAGTACCAGAGGTGGGGACAGTTGTTGGAGGGACACTTTCCAGGTGAATTTCTTTGCTTGCCACCCACCCCATTCAGCCCTCACGTACCCACACACTTGATCACAGCCTTAGGGCGACCCCGGAGTTCTACTGAGCCCATCTAAATGTGGTGCTGGTTTCTGGATTGGGCTTTCACCACGACAAGAACTGAAAAAAGCTAGTCTCTTGTCTCACGAGGAAAGAAACAGTCTTGCTGCTGACTGGAAATCTCCAGGCTCCTGGAGGAGAAGTATGGGTCTTGAGCCCCAGTTGTATTCAACTGGCATCATTTCCATGTAGGGAAATGAGAGCTCCCTTAAGACTCTTTTCAAAGCAGAGG
Above is a genomic segment from Canis lupus baileyi chromosome 7, mCanLup2.hap1, whole genome shotgun sequence containing:
- the GTPBP2 gene encoding GTP-binding protein 2 isoform X1 — its product is MDSRVSELFGGCCRPGGGPAVGGTLKARGAGGSSGCGGPKGKKKNGRNRGGKANNPPYLPPEAEDGNIEYKLKLVNPSQYRFEHLVTQMKWRLQEGRGEAVYQIGVEDNGLLVGLAEEEMRASLKTLHRMAEKVGADITVLREREVDYDSDMPRKITEVLVRKVPDNQQFLDLRVAVLGNVDSGKSTLLGVLTQGELDNGRGRARLNLFRHLHEIQSGRTSSISFEILGFNSKGEVVNYSDSRTAEEICESSSKMITFIDLAGHHKYLHTTIFGLTSYCPDCALLLVSANTGIAGTTREHLGLALALKVPFFIVVSKVDLCAKTTVERTVRQLERVLKQPGCHKVPMLVTSEDDAVTAAQQFAQSPNVTPIFTLSSVSGESLDLLKVFLNILPPLTNSKEQEELMQQLTEFQVDEIYTVPEVGTVVGGTLSSGICREGDQLVVGPTDDGCFLELRVCSIQRNRSACRVLRAGQAATLALGDFDRALLRKGMVMVSPEMNPTICSVFEAEIVLLFHATTFRRGFQVTVHVGNVRQTAVVEKIHAKDKLRTGEKAVVRFRFLKHPEYLKVGAKLLFREGVTKGIGHVTDVQAIAAGEAQANMGF
- the GTPBP2 gene encoding GTP-binding protein 2 isoform X2, translating into MDSRVSELFGGCCRPGGGPAVGGTLKARGAGGSSGCGGPKGKKKNGRNRGGKANNPPYLPPEAEDGNIEYKLKLVNPSQYRFEHLVTQMKWRLQEGRGEAVYQIGVEDNGLLVGLAEEEMRASLKTLHRMAEKVGADITVLREREVDYDSDMPRKITEVLVRKVPDNQQFLDLRVAVLGNVDSGKSTLLGVLTQGELDNGRGRARLNLFRHLHEIQSGRTSSISFEILGFNSKGEVVNYSDSRTAEEICESSSKMITFIDLAGHHKYLHTTIFGLTSYCPDCALLLVSANTGIAGTTREHLGLALALKVPFFIVVSKVDLCAKTTVERTVRQLERVLKQPGCHKVPMLVTSEDDAVTAAQQFAQSPNVTPIFTLSSVSGESLDLLKVFLNILPPLTNSKEQEELMQQLTEFQVDEIYTVPEVGTVVGGTLSSGICREGDQLVVGPTDDGCFLELRVCSIQRNRSACRVLRAGQAATLALGDFDRALLRKGMVMVSPEMNPTICSVFEAEIVLLFHATTFRRGFQVTVHVGNVRQTAVVEKIHAKA